One window of the Granulicella arctica genome contains the following:
- a CDS encoding aldo/keto reductase — MQTRTLGTSSLHIVPLMLGGNVFGWTIDAPTSFAILDAFVDRGFNFIDTANVYSVWVPGHQGGESETILGQWFKQSGKRDKVILATKVGMKMGDGKEGLGRQYILDEVEASLKRLQTDHIDLYQSHKDDESTPIDDTLEAYQQLIQQGKVTLIGASNYTGPRLTEAMELSEKKGLPAYQTLQPEYNLHTREDFETNLQLVAKKFGLDVVPYFSLASGFLTGKYKSIDDTRGANRESRVARYFDERGEKILKALDEVSKETGAKPAAISLAWLLAQPTILAPIASATSLSQLDALFEAVDLKLDPAALDKLTRASAY, encoded by the coding sequence ATGCAAACCAGAACCCTCGGCACCTCCAGCCTCCACATCGTGCCCCTGATGCTCGGCGGCAACGTCTTCGGCTGGACCATCGACGCCCCCACCTCCTTCGCCATCCTCGACGCCTTCGTCGACCGCGGCTTCAACTTCATCGACACCGCCAACGTCTACTCCGTCTGGGTCCCCGGCCACCAGGGCGGCGAGTCCGAGACCATCCTCGGCCAATGGTTCAAGCAATCCGGCAAGCGCGACAAGGTGATCCTCGCCACCAAGGTCGGCATGAAAATGGGCGACGGCAAAGAGGGTCTCGGCAGGCAGTACATCCTCGACGAGGTCGAAGCCTCCCTCAAACGTCTCCAGACCGACCACATCGACCTCTACCAGTCCCACAAGGACGACGAATCCACCCCCATCGACGACACCCTTGAGGCCTATCAGCAGCTCATCCAACAGGGAAAGGTCACCCTCATCGGCGCATCCAACTACACCGGACCCCGCCTCACCGAGGCGATGGAGCTAAGCGAGAAGAAAGGCCTCCCCGCCTACCAGACCCTCCAGCCTGAGTACAACCTCCACACCCGCGAAGACTTCGAAACGAACCTGCAACTGGTAGCCAAAAAGTTTGGCCTCGATGTCGTCCCCTACTTCTCGCTAGCCAGTGGCTTCCTCACCGGCAAGTACAAGTCGATCGACGACACCAGGGGAGCCAACCGCGAGTCCCGCGTCGCCCGCTACTTCGACGAACGCGGCGAGAAGATCCTCAAAGCGCTCGACGAAGTCTCAAAGGAGACCGGCGCCAAACCAGCCGCCATCTCGCTCGCCTGGCTCCTCGCCCAGCCCACCATTCTCGCGCCCATCGCCTCGGCGACATCACTCAGCCAACTGGACGCACTCTTCGAAGCAGTTGACCTGAAACTCGACCCCGCAGCCCTCGACAAACTTACCCGCGCCAGCGCGTACTAA
- a CDS encoding rhomboid family intramembrane serine protease, translating to MARSSPITMTFPPFTGIVRKLVLANVAVFFGLLILRWVSPGLSAFLLFHLFLEPLDVVRGELWQLVTYAFLNGGILDMLFGMLTLWFTGSLLESVFGSQWVGELYFSSVIGGAIVASAISFTHVFGLRPDVPALGAWAGVFGLLMAIAMRFGDQEFLLWFFIRIKAKYMVAIYILIAIAILLKGGNAFGALLQLSGAFCGFLYVQFAPRKGFLLGSSERYYGLRNDYYRWKRRRAARKFEVYMGKQGREVHFDKDGRYIDPDQLKKNPKDKSWMN from the coding sequence ATGGCCCGTTCCAGCCCGATCACGATGACCTTCCCGCCCTTCACCGGCATCGTGCGGAAGCTCGTCCTCGCGAACGTCGCCGTCTTCTTCGGCCTCCTGATCCTTCGCTGGGTCTCTCCCGGCCTCTCTGCCTTCCTGCTCTTCCATCTTTTTCTCGAGCCTCTCGACGTAGTCCGCGGCGAACTCTGGCAGCTCGTCACCTACGCCTTTCTCAACGGCGGCATCCTCGACATGCTCTTCGGGATGCTCACCCTCTGGTTCACCGGCTCGCTCCTCGAGAGCGTCTTCGGCAGCCAATGGGTCGGCGAGCTTTACTTCAGCTCCGTCATCGGCGGCGCCATCGTCGCCTCAGCCATCTCCTTCACCCACGTCTTCGGCCTCCGCCCCGACGTACCCGCCCTCGGAGCCTGGGCCGGCGTCTTCGGTCTCCTCATGGCCATCGCTATGCGCTTCGGCGACCAGGAGTTCCTCCTCTGGTTCTTCATCCGCATCAAGGCCAAATACATGGTCGCGATCTACATCCTGATCGCCATCGCCATCCTCCTCAAAGGCGGCAACGCCTTCGGAGCCCTCCTCCAGCTCTCCGGAGCCTTCTGCGGCTTCCTCTACGTCCAGTTCGCCCCCCGCAAGGGCTTCCTTCTCGGCTCAAGCGAACGCTACTACGGCCTCCGCAACGACTACTACCGCTGGAAGCGACGCCGCGCCGCCCGCAAGTTCGAGGTCTACATGGGCAAGCAAGGCCGCGAAGTCCACTTCGACAAAGACGGCCGCTACATCGACCCCGACCAGCTCAAAAAGAACCCTAAAGATAAATCCTGGATGAACTAG
- a CDS encoding outer membrane lipoprotein-sorting protein, whose protein sequence is MQRNLGQAFSTLLLALTPMLGGCLGHTRVVPKTRVASVVMGASLDQLVKQIDTRYNAIQTMNALIEISGISGGALQGEVKESVSFGGYLFIRKPEDIRIYLKVPFVSSLAMDMTSDGKNFKLYIPSKHKFVVGTNQVTTPSKNGLENLRPDVFFDSLLIHGVGDDELVSMTLDTHVVDNSAVKKGDLIEEPEYQLSILAKPKGTEVHTLRVIHIDRANLLPYKQEIYDDSGQIVTRSLYSNFQMFGDIQYPTRIQIERPLDHYGLNLNITKLQFNQKLEDDQFDMPTPEGVPVQKME, encoded by the coding sequence GTGCAGAGAAACTTAGGACAGGCGTTTTCTACGCTACTTTTAGCGTTGACCCCCATGCTGGGCGGCTGTCTCGGCCATACCCGTGTAGTCCCTAAGACCCGCGTCGCCTCGGTCGTCATGGGTGCAAGCCTCGATCAGCTCGTCAAGCAGATCGACACCCGCTACAACGCCATTCAGACCATGAACGCCCTCATCGAGATCTCCGGCATCTCCGGCGGCGCCCTCCAGGGAGAGGTCAAGGAGTCGGTCTCCTTCGGCGGTTACCTCTTCATCCGCAAACCCGAAGACATCCGCATCTACCTCAAAGTTCCCTTCGTCAGCTCACTCGCCATGGATATGACGAGCGATGGCAAGAACTTCAAGCTCTACATCCCCTCGAAACACAAGTTCGTCGTCGGCACCAACCAGGTCACCACCCCCTCCAAAAATGGTCTGGAGAATCTCAGGCCCGACGTCTTCTTCGATTCACTGCTGATCCACGGTGTGGGCGACGATGAACTCGTCTCCATGACCCTCGACACCCACGTCGTCGATAACAGCGCCGTCAAGAAGGGCGATCTCATCGAAGAGCCGGAATACCAGCTCTCCATCCTCGCCAAGCCCAAGGGCACAGAGGTCCACACCCTCCGCGTCATCCACATCGATCGCGCCAACCTTCTGCCCTACAAACAGGAGATCTACGACGACAGCGGTCAGATCGTCACCCGCTCGCTCTACAGCAACTTCCAGATGTTTGGCGACATCCAGTACCCCACCCGCATCCAGATCGAGCGGCCATTGGACCACTACGGCCTCAACCTGAACATCACCAAGCTGCAGTTCAATCAGAAGCTTGAGGACGATCAGTTCGACATGCCCACCCCGGAGGGTGTCCCCGTACAGAAGATGGAATAA
- the mltG gene encoding endolytic transglycosylase MltG, translated as MKFLTGLLLVLLIAGGLLVYIFLAPYGPSTETFVDIPAHSGTPRIAAQLKQTGMIRSRYAFELLRLIKGGTLHPGEYRFDHKAPLAQVYARIARGDIYTRALVIPEGYNIFDIAQAVEKAGLGSRADFLAAERQHTELIADLAPHATSLEGYLFPATYSFSPHAAPVQMLTAMVHRFRQAAAKLGLQDNVARTVIMASLIEKEVSQDTERPIVAGVFQNRLVKNMALETDPAVVYAALLEDRYRGTIYLSDLRSPSPYNTYKHPGLPPGPICNPGIAAFQAALHPTQTDFIYFVSDAAGHTRFSVDLKEHEQQVAAYREAIHAGGQR; from the coding sequence GTGAAGTTTCTGACTGGCCTGCTTCTTGTGCTCCTCATCGCAGGCGGACTCCTCGTCTATATCTTCCTGGCTCCCTACGGCCCATCCACCGAGACCTTCGTCGATATCCCCGCACACTCGGGCACCCCACGCATCGCTGCCCAGCTCAAACAGACCGGCATGATCCGCAGTCGCTATGCCTTCGAACTCCTCCGGCTGATCAAGGGCGGCACCCTCCACCCCGGCGAATACCGTTTCGACCACAAAGCCCCACTGGCGCAGGTCTACGCCCGCATCGCGCGCGGCGACATCTATACCCGCGCCCTCGTCATCCCCGAGGGATACAACATCTTCGACATCGCCCAGGCTGTGGAGAAGGCCGGCCTTGGCTCCCGCGCGGACTTTCTTGCGGCCGAGCGCCAGCATACCGAGCTGATCGCCGATCTCGCTCCTCATGCCACATCGCTCGAAGGCTACCTCTTTCCTGCCACGTACAGCTTCTCGCCCCATGCCGCCCCGGTCCAGATGTTGACCGCCATGGTCCATCGCTTTCGTCAGGCAGCCGCAAAACTCGGCCTGCAGGATAACGTCGCCCGCACCGTCATCATGGCCTCCTTGATCGAAAAGGAGGTAAGCCAGGACACAGAGCGGCCGATCGTAGCGGGAGTCTTCCAAAACCGGCTTGTCAAGAATATGGCCCTCGAAACTGACCCCGCCGTCGTCTACGCCGCTCTTCTCGAAGACCGCTACCGCGGCACCATCTATCTCTCCGACCTCCGCTCCCCCTCGCCATACAACACCTATAAGCATCCCGGGTTGCCCCCCGGGCCGATCTGCAACCCTGGAATAGCGGCATTTCAGGCGGCGCTTCATCCCACCCAGACCGACTTCATCTACTTCGTCAGCGACGCCGCCGGTCACACCCGCTTCTCCGTCGACTTGAAGGAGCATGAACAACAGGTGGCCGCCTACCGGGAAGCGATCCACGCAGGCGGCCAACGCTGA
- a CDS encoding GreA/GreB family elongation factor — MPEKVKKKLEEEIKLLEHELTTELPAEIKKAVALGDLSENAEYHMAKQRQVFVNARLGQLKKRMGELAMVNLTNIPHDRVGFGATIVVFDSSKNEEIKYKLVTSEESDVSQGLISTTSPIGRALLGKRVGEVTIVDTPNGKRELEVLKLTTIHDTAEEQ, encoded by the coding sequence ATGCCCGAAAAAGTTAAGAAGAAGCTCGAAGAAGAAATCAAATTGTTGGAACATGAGCTCACGACGGAGTTGCCGGCGGAGATCAAGAAGGCTGTGGCGCTTGGCGACCTGAGCGAAAACGCTGAATACCACATGGCGAAGCAGCGACAGGTCTTCGTAAATGCCCGGCTCGGCCAACTCAAGAAGCGCATGGGTGAGCTTGCGATGGTCAACCTGACGAATATCCCGCACGACCGGGTCGGGTTCGGCGCGACGATCGTGGTCTTCGACTCCAGCAAGAATGAAGAGATCAAGTACAAGCTCGTCACCAGCGAAGAGTCAGATGTGTCGCAAGGGTTGATCTCGACGACATCACCGATTGGGCGCGCCCTGCTGGGTAAGCGGGTCGGTGAGGTAACGATCGTCGACACTCCGAATGGCAAGCGCGAGCTGGAGGTCCTGAAGCTTACGACCATCCACGATACGGCGGAAGAACAATAA
- a CDS encoding CDP-alcohol phosphatidyltransferase family protein, which produces MTWTSAFGKGSGWLLQKIVDGLALTRISPNALTFIGLLINIVAAIFFGFARGDHAVRYFLYAGLVIIGAGIFDMVDGRVARQTKQVSVFGAFFDSVMDRYSDVALFFGLLVYYARGNRFFYVVLVAFCMTAALMVSYTRARAEALIGSCKVGFMERPERIVLVILGALCNRWGVMAPALWVLATLSTITVIHRIRYTYLETERRKLLPAR; this is translated from the coding sequence TTGACCTGGACAAGCGCATTCGGCAAAGGCAGCGGCTGGTTGCTGCAAAAGATCGTTGACGGTCTTGCCCTGACACGCATTTCGCCCAATGCCCTGACCTTCATCGGACTACTGATCAATATTGTGGCCGCAATCTTCTTTGGCTTTGCCCGAGGCGATCATGCGGTGCGCTACTTTCTTTATGCCGGACTCGTAATCATCGGGGCGGGCATCTTTGACATGGTGGATGGGCGGGTCGCTCGCCAGACGAAACAAGTGTCTGTGTTCGGCGCGTTCTTCGACTCGGTGATGGATCGCTACTCGGATGTGGCTTTATTCTTCGGCCTGCTGGTGTACTACGCGCGCGGCAACCGCTTCTTTTATGTGGTGCTGGTCGCTTTCTGTATGACGGCGGCTTTGATGGTGAGCTACACGCGTGCCCGCGCGGAGGCACTCATTGGCAGCTGCAAGGTAGGTTTTATGGAGCGCCCTGAACGCATTGTTCTCGTGATTCTTGGCGCGCTATGCAATCGGTGGGGCGTGATGGCGCCTGCGCTCTGGGTTTTAGCGACCTTATCAACAATTACGGTGATTCATCGTATTCGGTACACCTACCTTGAGACAGAGCGGCGCAAGCTACTTCCGGCACGATAA
- a CDS encoding OB-fold putative lipoprotein translates to MAALAFRLGQPQNQLSALERCRFRLGLILLVCLMTGALFGCNDSPRERVVSIPARSASLQEPTPSALDTAVAKHVTADELYTIYSQDLTIGATPDQRFDTQLLIVTGIVNGVNRRLEPAVYLELRTHDKDSFVYAEFNPDLSYVPQTLLPGAEVHLLCRGDSMIGGNPIVRACRPI, encoded by the coding sequence TTGGCAGCCCTGGCGTTCCGTTTAGGGCAGCCGCAGAATCAACTCAGCGCCTTGGAACGATGCCGGTTTCGACTGGGGCTTATTCTTCTTGTGTGTTTGATGACAGGCGCGCTCTTCGGCTGTAATGATTCTCCGCGTGAGCGAGTTGTCTCAATTCCTGCAAGGAGTGCCAGCCTGCAGGAGCCGACTCCGTCAGCGCTTGATACTGCGGTAGCGAAGCATGTAACTGCGGATGAGCTCTACACGATCTACAGTCAGGACCTGACCATCGGGGCCACTCCTGATCAACGATTCGATACCCAGTTGCTGATCGTAACGGGCATTGTGAATGGCGTGAACAGACGCCTTGAGCCAGCGGTGTACCTTGAACTGCGGACGCACGACAAGGACTCGTTTGTCTACGCCGAGTTCAACCCGGACCTGAGCTACGTTCCTCAAACACTCCTGCCGGGGGCTGAGGTTCACCTTCTTTGCCGGGGGGATAGCATGATCGGCGGTAATCCGATCGTTCGCGCCTGCCGCCCCATCTGA
- a CDS encoding isoaspartyl peptidase/L-asparaginase produces MLSVPTLLIHGGAWAMPDDGIAAHENGIANALAAGYALLERGATAVDAVQAAVAVMEDDETFDAGRGSFLTRDGKVQLDALLMDGATLRTGGVACVERLRNPIHAARLVLDESPHVYFVGAGAERFARQHGMALCDNMDLVIPREQERLYKAQEAELAGLGDTTFSGPVDSHDTVGAVARDVHGNLAAATSTGGTLNKAPGRVGDSSLIGCGCYADNLSAAVSLTGWGEPIMKLVLGKWAVDRVAAGASPEDAAAEAIKYLFDRLGGHGGIILLGPDGRIGIAHNTPRMAWGLQTPEGRQLGITRN; encoded by the coding sequence ATGCTTTCTGTTCCTACGCTTCTGATCCACGGTGGTGCGTGGGCTATGCCGGATGACGGTATCGCCGCACATGAAAACGGCATTGCGAATGCGCTTGCTGCCGGTTATGCGCTGCTTGAGCGGGGTGCAACGGCTGTCGATGCGGTGCAGGCGGCGGTCGCCGTGATGGAAGATGATGAGACGTTTGACGCTGGTCGCGGATCGTTCCTGACGCGCGACGGCAAGGTGCAACTTGACGCCCTGCTGATGGATGGCGCTACCCTGCGGACGGGCGGCGTGGCGTGTGTCGAACGACTGCGGAACCCGATCCATGCGGCGCGGCTAGTGCTCGATGAGTCGCCGCATGTGTACTTTGTGGGAGCCGGGGCGGAACGCTTCGCACGGCAACATGGCATGGCGCTGTGCGACAACATGGACCTGGTGATTCCGCGCGAGCAGGAGCGGCTTTACAAAGCGCAGGAGGCGGAGCTGGCTGGTCTGGGCGATACGACCTTCTCCGGTCCGGTGGACTCGCACGATACGGTTGGGGCGGTGGCGCGGGATGTTCACGGCAACCTTGCTGCCGCGACAAGCACGGGTGGAACCTTGAACAAGGCTCCCGGGCGAGTAGGGGATTCTTCCCTGATCGGTTGCGGATGCTATGCGGATAATCTCTCGGCGGCTGTGTCGCTGACGGGATGGGGTGAGCCGATCATGAAGCTGGTGCTGGGCAAGTGGGCGGTCGATCGCGTTGCTGCGGGAGCTTCGCCGGAAGATGCTGCGGCTGAGGCGATCAAGTATCTCTTCGACCGGCTCGGCGGGCACGGCGGCATCATCCTGCTTGGACCGGATGGCCGGATCGGGATCGCTCACAACACGCCGCGCATGGCCTGGGGATTGCAAACGCCGGAGGGTCGACAACTGGGTATAACGCGAAACTAG
- a CDS encoding endonuclease III domain-containing protein, producing MSGLFQDHRLEEVHERLLAFYGPQPRLEVWDPLTQFIYSVLSSQTYTEVSHEVLRNLRATFGTWERLRDAPVAEIEDAIRAANHPEPKAVWLKADLEEITARCGSLTLDWMATYQTDKIRRWLEKLGGCGVKTSAAVVNFSTLRRRAMCVDSHHLRVARRLGFVAANADPAATEKRLMEMAPASWPAETLDEHHSLIKLHGQKTCLSKTAPACWRCPLREMCPTGAAAPPSA from the coding sequence ATGAGCGGACTCTTTCAGGATCATCGGTTAGAAGAGGTGCATGAGCGGCTGCTGGCGTTCTATGGGCCTCAGCCTCGCCTTGAGGTATGGGACCCGCTCACACAATTCATCTACTCGGTGCTGTCGTCGCAGACGTATACCGAGGTCTCGCACGAGGTGCTTCGGAATCTCCGCGCGACCTTTGGGACGTGGGAGCGGCTGCGGGATGCGCCCGTGGCCGAGATTGAAGATGCGATTCGCGCGGCTAACCATCCCGAGCCAAAGGCCGTGTGGCTGAAGGCGGATCTTGAGGAGATTACGGCACGGTGCGGATCGTTGACGCTTGACTGGATGGCGACGTACCAGACGGACAAGATCCGCCGATGGCTAGAGAAGCTGGGCGGCTGCGGCGTGAAGACGAGTGCCGCCGTGGTGAACTTCAGCACGCTGCGGCGGCGGGCGATGTGTGTGGACAGCCATCATCTGCGGGTGGCGCGACGACTCGGCTTCGTTGCGGCGAACGCTGACCCGGCCGCCACAGAGAAACGGCTGATGGAGATGGCCCCGGCCAGTTGGCCTGCTGAGACGCTGGACGAACACCATAGCCTGATCAAGCTGCATGGTCAGAAGACTTGTCTGAGCAAGACCGCACCTGCATGCTGGCGGTGTCCTTTGCGCGAGATGTGCCCGACTGGCGCTGCCGCGCCACCTAGCGCATGA
- a CDS encoding HAD family hydrolase, giving the protein MVKAILCDIDGTLVDSNHLHAKAWQDAFAGMNLDVSFEDALAQIGKGGDQLIPVFVPKYKVEAVQEPLEAYRKFIFQTDYLAQVKPFPNVRDLLLRLKEAGIRLSLASSASTEDLKTYKKIANMDDLIEQSSSADDAKRSKPHPDIFSATLKKLGIPADQAMALGDTPYDAEAAGKCGLRTIGVTCGGWSAEELKKAGCIEVYRDVTDLLERFDTSALMR; this is encoded by the coding sequence GTGGTAAAAGCAATTCTGTGCGACATCGACGGTACGCTAGTCGACAGCAATCATCTCCATGCCAAAGCCTGGCAGGACGCCTTCGCCGGGATGAATCTGGACGTCAGCTTTGAAGACGCGCTCGCGCAGATCGGCAAGGGCGGCGATCAACTCATCCCCGTGTTCGTGCCGAAATACAAGGTGGAGGCCGTCCAGGAACCGCTCGAGGCCTACCGCAAGTTCATCTTCCAGACCGACTATCTTGCGCAGGTCAAACCGTTTCCGAACGTCCGCGACCTCCTGCTCCGCCTCAAAGAAGCAGGCATCCGCCTGTCGCTGGCCTCCTCAGCAAGCACGGAGGATCTGAAGACCTACAAGAAGATCGCCAACATGGACGACCTGATCGAGCAAAGCTCCTCCGCAGACGATGCAAAACGTAGCAAGCCGCACCCGGATATCTTCTCCGCCACACTCAAGAAGCTGGGCATCCCGGCAGATCAAGCCATGGCGCTCGGCGACACGCCCTACGACGCGGAGGCTGCCGGCAAATGTGGCCTTCGCACGATCGGTGTCACCTGCGGCGGCTGGTCTGCGGAGGAGTTGAAGAAGGCCGGATGTATCGAGGTCTACCGCGATGTAACCGATCTGCTGGAACGCTTCGACACCTCAGCGCTCATGCGCTAG